The Dictyoglomus sp. NZ13-RE01 genome has a segment encoding these proteins:
- a CDS encoding dephospho-CoA kinase: protein MFVLGITGGIATGKTLVSNILRRLGIEVISADEIVHNLYQDPYYLKKIREAFGDEVFDGEKLNRKKLGELVFSSEENRKKINSIVHPAVLEIMRREIEGRKKEKGILALEIPLLFEVGISDWFDEIWVVYAPIEKQIERLIERDNLSYESAMSRIKAQLPIEEKIKRAHFVIDNSGSIENTIKQVESRIEYINKICLTN, encoded by the coding sequence ATGTTTGTTTTAGGTATAACGGGAGGAATAGCTACAGGTAAAACTCTTGTAAGTAACATTTTAAGAAGATTAGGTATAGAAGTAATTAGTGCAGATGAGATCGTGCATAATCTTTATCAAGATCCATATTATTTAAAGAAAATTAGGGAGGCTTTTGGAGATGAAGTTTTTGATGGAGAAAAGTTAAATAGAAAAAAATTAGGAGAGTTAGTGTTTTCATCAGAGGAGAATAGAAAGAAAATTAATAGTATAGTACATCCTGCAGTATTAGAAATAATGAGGAGAGAGATAGAAGGAAGGAAAAAAGAAAAAGGTATTTTGGCTCTCGAAATTCCTCTTCTCTTTGAAGTAGGAATTTCAGACTGGTTTGATGAGATATGGGTGGTATATGCACCTATAGAAAAACAGATAGAAAGACTTATTGAGAGAGATAATTTGTCCTACGAATCCGCCATGAGTAGAATAAAGGCTCAACTCCCTATTGAAGAAAAGATTAAAAGAGCTCACTTTGTAATTGACAACTCAGGAAGCATTGAGAATACAATTAAACAGGTGGAGAGTAGGATCGAATATATCAATAAAATTTGTTTGACAAACTAA
- a CDS encoding tryptophan synthase subunit alpha, whose amino-acid sequence MMNLTKFQEKNLVFIPFFVSGFPSYDYLEKLIKRNKKYIDILELGIPFSDPVADGPVLEEVNYEAIKRGVTLEKTLDWLSKNKIPQEIPIVFLLYLNTIYDDLEKKLKDIKEVGIKGLVIPDLPLEEAENLMPIFKKYQLDLVLFLSPTTRVERRKKILELAESFIYCISVKGVTGERDTLPEEGLKFVKEVRKETEKPLVWGFGVNKKEHIESLKGLVNGVIVGSAFAKRMLEGKDIEDYLKELSIVSWV is encoded by the coding sequence ATGATGAACTTGACTAAATTTCAAGAGAAAAATTTAGTATTTATACCATTTTTTGTGTCAGGTTTTCCTTCCTATGATTACTTAGAAAAACTGATTAAGAGAAACAAAAAATACATAGACATATTAGAGCTGGGAATTCCCTTTTCCGATCCCGTTGCGGATGGACCAGTTTTAGAAGAGGTGAACTATGAGGCAATTAAAAGGGGAGTAACCCTTGAAAAAACTCTCGATTGGTTAAGTAAAAATAAGATACCTCAAGAAATTCCTATAGTATTTCTCCTCTATTTAAACACCATATATGATGACTTAGAGAAAAAATTAAAAGATATTAAGGAGGTAGGAATAAAGGGATTAGTTATTCCAGATCTTCCCTTAGAAGAAGCAGAAAATCTAATGCCAATCTTTAAAAAATATCAATTAGATCTGGTTCTATTTCTTTCACCTACTACAAGAGTAGAAAGAAGAAAAAAGATCTTAGAGCTTGCGGAGAGCTTTATATATTGTATCTCAGTGAAAGGGGTTACAGGAGAAAGAGATACTCTTCCTGAGGAGGGATTGAAATTTGTAAAAGAGGTCAGAAAAGAAACAGAAAAGCCTTTGGTTTGGGGATTTGGTGTAAACAAAAAGGAGCACATTGAGTCTTTAAAGGGACTTGTAAATGGGGTAATTGTGGGAAGTGCATTTGCAAAAAGGATGTTAGAAGGAAAAGATATAGAAGATTATCTAAAGGAGCTATCTATAGTATCTTGGGTCTAA
- the trpB gene encoding tryptophan synthase subunit beta, protein MSLPDERGYFGEFGGRFIPETLMEPILQLESAYKKIEKDEKFWSEYRKYLKEYVGRPTPLYFAENFSSLVKAKVYLKREDLCHTGAHKINNAIGQALLAKYLGKKRIIAETGAGQHGVAVATVCALFGLKCTIYMGEEDCNRQKMNVLRMKLLGAEVVPVKTGSRTLRSAIDSALRDWVSHPDDSYYLLGSVVGPHPYPKIVRDFQKVIGEEAKEQILEKENRLPDYLIACVGGGSNSIGLFYPFLEDNVKIIGVEGGGKGLKSQKHSASISAGKIGVIHGAKTYLLYDENGNILETHSISAGLDYPGVGPEHSYLAKTGRVKYVYAEDESALKGFLTLTKLEGIIPALESAHAIGYPLDHRDELPEKEPIIIINLSGRGDKDLDIIYKVMGEKNDELD, encoded by the coding sequence ATGAGTCTACCAGATGAAAGGGGATATTTTGGAGAATTTGGAGGAAGATTTATACCTGAAACCTTGATGGAGCCCATTTTACAGTTAGAGTCTGCCTATAAAAAGATTGAAAAGGATGAAAAATTTTGGTCCGAGTATAGAAAATATTTAAAGGAGTATGTGGGAAGACCTACTCCTCTTTATTTTGCAGAAAATTTCTCCTCCTTAGTAAAGGCAAAAGTATATCTAAAAAGAGAAGATCTATGCCATACAGGAGCCCATAAAATAAACAATGCTATTGGTCAAGCTCTTCTTGCAAAGTATTTAGGGAAAAAGAGAATAATAGCAGAAACAGGTGCAGGACAACATGGTGTTGCTGTAGCTACTGTATGTGCTCTTTTTGGTCTTAAATGCACCATCTATATGGGTGAGGAAGACTGTAATAGACAAAAAATGAATGTGCTTAGAATGAAACTTCTTGGGGCTGAAGTTGTTCCTGTAAAAACTGGATCAAGAACCTTAAGATCCGCTATAGACTCTGCCCTTAGAGATTGGGTTAGTCATCCTGATGATAGTTATTATCTTTTGGGGTCTGTTGTTGGTCCTCATCCCTATCCTAAAATTGTTAGAGACTTTCAAAAAGTTATTGGTGAAGAGGCAAAAGAACAAATATTAGAAAAAGAAAATAGACTTCCTGATTATTTGATAGCCTGTGTTGGGGGAGGAAGCAATTCCATAGGGCTTTTTTATCCCTTTTTAGAAGATAATGTGAAGATCATAGGAGTAGAAGGAGGAGGAAAAGGACTCAAATCCCAAAAACACTCTGCAAGTATATCTGCAGGAAAAATTGGCGTAATTCATGGTGCTAAAACCTATTTATTATATGATGAAAATGGAAACATATTAGAAACTCACTCTATTTCAGCAGGCTTAGATTATCCAGGGGTTGGTCCAGAACATAGTTATTTGGCAAAAACAGGAAGGGTAAAATATGTATATGCAGAAGATGAAAGCGCTCTTAAAGGCTTCCTAACTTTGACAAAGTTAGAGGGTATAATTCCAGCCTTAGAGAGTGCTCATGCCATTGGATATCCATTGGATCATAGAGATGAACTTCCTGAAAAAGAGCCAATTATTATTATAAATCTCTCGGGAAGAGGAGATAAAGATTTAGATATAATTTATAAAGTAATGGGGGAGAAAAATGATGAACTTGACTAA
- a CDS encoding peptide ABC transporter permease, protein MTEKRYSQTLWRRALLRFKRHKTGIVGGILLLVFIFCAIFAEYISHYDPLAQNLEERLMPPSLKHPFGTDYAGRDIFSRIIYGTRISLTIGFISVSLALVVGTLLGASAGYIGGWWDILVMRLIDIMLAFPAVLLAIGIMAILGPKLTNAMIAVGIVSIPNYTRIVRATILSIKNKDFVDAAKALGLKPIRILFRHILPNCLAPIIVQATLGIASAILEAAGLSFLGLGAQPPTPEWGAMLSESRQYLRYAPWTVFFPGFAIMALVLAFNLFGDALRDVLDPRYYR, encoded by the coding sequence ATGACTGAGAAGAGATACTCTCAAACTTTATGGAGAAGAGCTTTATTAAGGTTTAAAAGACATAAGACAGGAATTGTTGGCGGTATACTCTTATTAGTATTTATTTTTTGCGCTATTTTTGCAGAATATATATCTCACTATGATCCTTTAGCCCAGAATCTTGAGGAAAGATTAATGCCACCTTCCTTGAAACATCCCTTTGGTACAGATTATGCTGGAAGAGACATATTTAGTAGAATCATATATGGTACTCGTATTTCTCTCACCATTGGTTTTATATCTGTATCCTTAGCCTTAGTAGTAGGAACACTTTTAGGTGCATCTGCAGGGTATATTGGGGGATGGTGGGATATTTTAGTTATGAGACTTATTGATATAATGCTTGCATTTCCTGCTGTTTTATTGGCTATAGGTATAATGGCAATTTTAGGACCAAAGCTAACAAATGCCATGATAGCAGTGGGAATTGTCTCTATCCCTAATTATACAAGAATAGTAAGAGCGACAATATTGTCCATTAAGAATAAAGATTTTGTAGATGCAGCAAAAGCTTTAGGTTTAAAACCCATAAGGATATTATTTAGGCATATACTACCTAACTGTTTAGCTCCCATTATCGTACAGGCAACCTTAGGCATTGCTTCTGCTATCTTAGAGGCGGCAGGACTAAGCTTTTTGGGACTTGGTGCTCAACCTCCAACTCCAGAATGGGGAGCCATGTTAAGTGAATCGAGGCAATATCTAAGATATGCTCCCTGGACTGTATTCTTCCCAGGGTTTGCAATAATGGCATTAGTGCTTGCTTTCAATCTATTTGGGGATGCCTTAAGGGACGTTTTAGACCCAAGATACTATAGATAG
- a CDS encoding aminodeoxychorismate/anthranilate synthase component II → MLLLIDNYDSFTYNLYQFLSEFVPVVVYRNDQITIEDIEEMKPEGIVISPGPSVPERAGISVPVIKHFKDRLPILGVCLGHQALAYAFGTKIIKTTPMHGKVSEIYHIPHPLFDNVENPFIATRYHSLVADYYSLSEKLKIIAWTKDKIIMGLQYEDYPVFGVQFHPESAFTPKGKEILKNFLKIGGLIK, encoded by the coding sequence ATGCTTTTATTAATAGATAATTACGATTCCTTTACTTATAATCTTTACCAATTTTTATCAGAATTTGTACCCGTCGTAGTTTACAGAAATGACCAAATAACCATAGAAGATATAGAAGAGATGAAACCAGAAGGTATTGTAATATCTCCTGGTCCCTCAGTACCAGAAAGAGCTGGAATAAGTGTTCCAGTAATAAAACATTTCAAAGATAGGTTACCTATTCTTGGAGTATGCTTAGGTCATCAAGCTTTAGCATATGCCTTTGGGACAAAGATTATAAAAACAACTCCCATGCATGGAAAAGTATCTGAGATCTACCATATACCTCATCCTTTATTTGATAATGTAGAAAATCCATTCATTGCAACTAGATATCACTCACTTGTAGCAGATTATTACTCTCTATCGGAAAAACTCAAAATAATTGCTTGGACAAAGGACAAAATTATTATGGGACTCCAATATGAAGATTATCCTGTTTTTGGAGTTCAATTCCATCCAGAATCTGCCTTTACTCCAAAAGGAAAAGAAATATTAAAAAATTTTCTTAAGATAGGGGGTTTAATAAAATGA
- a CDS encoding N-(5'-phosphoribosyl)anthranilate isomerase — translation MWIKICGIKDTFSALHVLAEGGSAIGLIFVPNTKRYINIETARKILSHMGKNSLLKIGVFQNQSKEEVKKVLEEVPINGLQFHGEESPEYLKEFSSLFLIKAFSIKDDTNLDQLKREIEKYSFCHILLDRTKTEPKISWEKFLNIAYTISKEYKVIIAGGINEENIVEVLEIHPWGIDLSSGVENENFEKDLNKISNLLRKVKYYESTR, via the coding sequence ATGTGGATTAAAATTTGTGGTATAAAGGATACTTTCTCCGCATTACATGTATTGGCAGAAGGAGGATCTGCTATAGGCTTAATTTTTGTGCCAAATACAAAAAGATATATAAATATAGAGACTGCAAGGAAAATTCTCTCCCATATGGGTAAAAACTCACTATTAAAGATTGGAGTTTTTCAAAATCAAAGTAAGGAAGAGGTAAAAAAAGTTTTAGAGGAAGTTCCAATAAATGGTCTGCAATTCCATGGAGAAGAAAGTCCAGAGTACTTAAAAGAGTTTAGTTCCCTATTTCTTATAAAAGCATTTAGCATAAAGGATGATACAAATTTAGACCAATTAAAAAGGGAGATTGAAAAATACTCTTTTTGCCATATTCTTTTAGATAGAACAAAAACCGAGCCTAAGATCTCTTGGGAGAAATTTTTAAATATAGCTTACACTATCTCAAAAGAGTACAAAGTAATTATTGCTGGTGGGATAAACGAAGAAAACATAGTAGAAGTATTAGAGATCCATCCATGGGGAATCGACCTTTCCAGTGGTGTGGAGAATGAAAACTTTGAGAAAGACCTAAATAAAATATCAAACTTATTAAGGAAGGTGAAATATTATGAGTCTACCAGATGA
- a CDS encoding ABC transporter substrate-binding protein, translating into MRKILVFLMMIFLLISLGNSAVPKRGGTLVFGRGGDSVKLDPINVTDGESLRVTHQIFDTLVKYKPNNTEVVPNLATSWTVSKDGKVWTFRLRKNVKFHDGTDFDAEAVKFNFDRWMDEKNPYHVGGEFEYWGYMFGGFPGVVKSVTVVDKYTIRFTLERPLAPFLSNLAMPCFAIASPTAIKKYGEDFFKNPVGTGAFKFVSWTKGDKIVLEANKNYWDGAPYLDRIIFRSIPDNSARFMELEAGTIDIMDGVNPEDVEKARQNPNLQVILRPSLNVGYLAMNMDKKPFDDVRVRLAINYAINKKTLVEAFFGKGLAMVAKNPIPPSLWGYNDKIEDYPYDPAKAKELLKEAGYPNGFKTTLWAMPVPRPYNPQPRKLAEAVQGYLKAVGIDAEIVTFDWGTYLQKTENGEHDMAFLGWTGDNGDPDNFFYVLLDKDNAVKGSAGNIAFYRSDELHEILVKAQTITDKKERTKLYEKACEIVHRDAPWVIIAHTTPPVVAKKTVHNYIPHPTGSEPLYKVWKE; encoded by the coding sequence ATGAGGAAGATTTTAGTCTTTTTAATGATGATTTTTCTATTGATTTCCTTGGGAAACTCCGCTGTTCCTAAGAGAGGTGGTACTTTAGTCTTTGGTAGGGGTGGCGACTCAGTTAAGCTTGATCCTATAAATGTAACCGATGGAGAATCTTTAAGGGTGACCCACCAAATCTTTGATACATTAGTGAAATATAAGCCCAATAATACAGAGGTCGTTCCAAACCTGGCAACTTCTTGGACAGTATCCAAGGATGGTAAGGTTTGGACCTTTAGATTAAGGAAAAATGTAAAATTTCATGATGGGACAGATTTTGATGCAGAGGCTGTAAAATTTAATTTTGATAGATGGATGGATGAGAAAAATCCCTATCATGTAGGAGGAGAATTTGAGTACTGGGGATATATGTTTGGTGGCTTCCCAGGAGTAGTAAAATCAGTAACAGTTGTTGATAAATACACTATTAGATTTACTTTGGAAAGACCTCTTGCTCCATTCCTTTCTAATCTTGCAATGCCTTGTTTTGCAATTGCAAGTCCAACAGCTATAAAGAAATATGGTGAGGATTTCTTTAAGAATCCTGTAGGTACAGGTGCTTTTAAGTTTGTATCTTGGACAAAGGGTGACAAAATAGTTTTGGAGGCAAATAAAAATTATTGGGATGGTGCCCCTTATCTCGACAGAATAATCTTTAGATCAATTCCAGACAATTCCGCAAGATTTATGGAATTGGAGGCAGGTACTATAGACATTATGGATGGAGTAAATCCAGAAGATGTGGAGAAGGCAAGACAAAATCCTAATTTACAGGTTATATTGAGACCAAGTTTGAATGTAGGATACTTAGCTATGAATATGGATAAGAAGCCCTTTGATGATGTAAGAGTAAGACTTGCCATTAATTATGCCATAAATAAGAAGACATTGGTTGAAGCCTTCTTTGGAAAAGGTCTTGCTATGGTTGCAAAAAATCCTATTCCTCCTTCTCTCTGGGGATATAATGATAAAATAGAGGATTATCCATATGATCCTGCAAAAGCTAAAGAATTATTGAAAGAGGCAGGATATCCAAATGGTTTTAAGACTACATTATGGGCAATGCCAGTTCCTCGTCCCTATAATCCACAACCAAGGAAGCTGGCAGAGGCAGTCCAAGGTTATCTAAAGGCTGTAGGAATTGATGCAGAGATTGTTACTTTTGATTGGGGAACATATTTACAGAAAACAGAAAATGGTGAGCATGACATGGCATTCTTAGGATGGACAGGAGATAATGGAGATCCAGACAACTTCTTCTATGTATTATTAGATAAGGATAATGCAGTAAAGGGAAGTGCTGGGAATATTGCATTTTATAGGTCCGATGAGCTTCACGAGATCTTAGTTAAAGCTCAAACTATTACAGATAAAAAGGAGAGAACAAAACTTTATGAGAAAGCTTGCGAAATTGTTCATAGGGATGCTCCATGGGTTATAATAGCTCATACAACGCCTCCAGTAGTTGCCAAAAAGACTGTGCATAACTATATTCCTCACCCAACTGGAAGCGAGCCATTATATAAAGTTTGGAAGGAGTGA
- a CDS encoding anthranilate synthase component I, translating into MRGLFFFKEVLVLINFELPKDFEEYDYFPYIVELPGDWETPGSLISKVKDEDYFFLLESAEGGEKIGRYSFLSWKPKEVFSFPPYYQGDILRELSMKFPVQKIYNANNLPRFVGGLVGFFGYDMVRQWEKLPDIKEDNIKFPWASFQLTDFLVVFDHLKRKISIITLISKEEIKRDYKLSLDLAKEKTNEVIKVLNSVPKRFEPSNINPVLEHETEEEEYKNMVRKALEYIRDGEIFQVVLSQRFHTVYSLDPYLLYRALRFINPSPYMFFLRFKDMYLIGASPEALVRVENGKAEVRPIAGTRPRGKNELEDKALEEELLNNEKERAEHIMLLDLGRNDLGRIAEIGSVKVEKLMTIERYSHVMHMVSSVICKVKENTHPLEVLRACFPAGTVSGAPKVRAMEIIEELEKYKRGPYAGGVGYLSLNGNLDTCIVIRSFFLKGRDLYIQAGAGIVYDSDPKKEYEECINKSKALFEAVKISGGLDYAFINR; encoded by the coding sequence ATGAGAGGGCTTTTTTTTTTTAAGGAGGTGTTGGTCTTGATAAATTTTGAATTACCAAAGGATTTTGAAGAATATGATTATTTTCCCTACATTGTTGAGCTTCCAGGAGACTGGGAAACACCTGGAAGCCTAATATCAAAAGTTAAAGATGAAGATTACTTTTTCCTTCTGGAGAGTGCAGAGGGAGGAGAAAAAATAGGAAGGTATTCCTTTCTAAGCTGGAAGCCTAAGGAGGTTTTTAGCTTCCCGCCTTATTATCAAGGGGATATTTTAAGGGAACTTTCTATGAAATTCCCTGTGCAAAAAATATATAATGCTAACAATTTACCAAGATTTGTAGGAGGACTTGTAGGCTTCTTTGGATACGATATGGTTAGACAATGGGAAAAATTACCAGATATAAAAGAGGATAACATTAAATTTCCATGGGCAAGTTTCCAACTTACTGATTTCTTGGTAGTTTTTGATCATCTAAAAAGGAAAATAAGCATTATAACTCTTATATCAAAGGAAGAAATAAAGAGGGATTATAAACTTTCTTTAGATTTGGCAAAAGAAAAAACTAATGAGGTAATAAAGGTGTTAAATTCAGTTCCAAAAAGATTTGAACCTTCCAACATAAATCCAGTATTAGAGCATGAAACGGAAGAGGAAGAATATAAAAATATGGTAAGAAAAGCCCTTGAATATATAAGAGATGGAGAGATTTTTCAAGTGGTTTTGTCCCAAAGATTTCATACCGTTTACTCCTTAGATCCATACTTACTATATAGAGCTCTAAGATTCATTAATCCTTCTCCCTATATGTTCTTCTTACGCTTTAAAGATATGTATCTCATTGGTGCATCACCTGAAGCTTTGGTAAGAGTGGAAAATGGCAAGGCAGAAGTTAGACCTATTGCAGGAACACGCCCCAGAGGAAAAAACGAATTAGAAGATAAAGCTTTAGAGGAGGAATTACTAAATAATGAAAAAGAAAGGGCGGAGCATATAATGCTCCTTGATCTTGGAAGAAATGATTTGGGAAGAATAGCTGAGATTGGTAGTGTTAAGGTAGAAAAACTCATGACAATTGAAAGATATTCCCATGTAATGCATATGGTTAGTTCAGTTATATGTAAGGTTAAGGAGAATACTCACCCTTTGGAGGTTTTAAGAGCATGTTTCCCAGCAGGTACCGTTTCTGGAGCTCCTAAGGTAAGAGCCATGGAGATCATTGAAGAATTAGAAAAGTACAAAAGAGGACCTTATGCAGGTGGTGTGGGTTACCTATCATTAAATGGAAATTTAGATACTTGTATTGTTATTAGATCCTTCTTTTTAAAGGGAAGGGATTTATACATCCAAGCAGGTGCTGGCATAGTTTACGATTCGGATCCAAAAAAAGAGTATGAGGAGTGTATAAATAAATCGAAAGCTTTATTTGAGGCTGTAAAAATTTCGGGGGGATTAGACTATGCTTTTATTAATAGATAA
- a CDS encoding peptide ABC transporter permease (transports peptides consisting of two or three amino acids), giving the protein MKRYIIRRILLVIPILLGVSFFSFILVRLIPGDPARIILGERATADQLERLREELGLNKPLLTQYVIFLFKALRGDLGRSIFTRESVFKEVMNRFPATIELSLFAIILASTVGILSGILAAVYQGSFIDTIVMVFALAGVSMPIFWLGLMLIWGGALLLGWFPPSGRLDVTIDLKTITNFYILDSILTGNFQGFINSIYHLILPGLALSTVPMATIARMTRSSMLEVLSQEYILSAKAKGLPKRRIIFRSALRNALIPVITVIGLEFGFLLGGAVMTETIFSWPGIGRLVYDAIMARDYPLVQGCILLSATVFVFINLVVDILYAFIDPRIRYD; this is encoded by the coding sequence ATGAAAAGATATATAATACGAAGAATTTTATTAGTAATACCTATACTTTTGGGGGTTTCCTTTTTCTCCTTCATATTAGTTAGATTAATTCCTGGGGATCCAGCTCGCATTATCTTGGGAGAAAGGGCAACGGCGGATCAGCTGGAAAGGTTAAGAGAGGAGCTTGGTCTAAACAAACCTCTTTTAACCCAGTATGTTATCTTCTTATTTAAAGCCTTAAGAGGAGATTTGGGAAGATCCATATTCACAAGAGAATCTGTTTTTAAAGAAGTCATGAATAGATTTCCTGCTACCATTGAGTTAAGCTTATTTGCTATAATCCTTGCAAGTACTGTTGGGATTTTATCTGGGATTTTAGCAGCAGTTTATCAAGGCTCCTTTATTGATACAATTGTTATGGTCTTTGCTCTTGCTGGAGTTTCTATGCCTATATTTTGGTTAGGGCTTATGTTAATATGGGGAGGTGCTCTTCTTTTAGGTTGGTTTCCTCCATCGGGTAGATTAGATGTTACAATAGATTTGAAGACCATTACAAATTTTTATATATTAGATAGTATCCTTACTGGGAATTTTCAAGGATTTATCAATTCTATTTATCATTTAATCTTGCCAGGACTTGCATTATCTACAGTTCCTATGGCTACCATAGCAAGGATGACAAGATCAAGCATGTTGGAAGTATTGAGTCAAGAATACATATTATCAGCGAAGGCAAAAGGACTACCTAAAAGACGAATTATATTTCGTTCTGCATTAAGAAATGCTCTTATTCCTGTTATAACAGTGATAGGGTTGGAATTTGGATTTTTGTTAGGAGGCGCAGTTATGACAGAGACTATTTTTTCTTGGCCTGGAATTGGTAGACTGGTTTATGATGCAATAATGGCAAGGGATTACCCCTTAGTTCAGGGGTGTATTTTGCTCTCTGCTACTGTTTTTGTATTTATCAATCTTGTTGTCGATATATTATATGCTTTTATTGATCCGAGGATTAGATATGACTGA
- the trpD gene encoding anthranilate phosphoribosyltransferase → MIREIIKKLSFGNNLTFEESQKIVESIEKDEITEAQLGGILVSLRTKGETPEELAGFISALHSRAKRVPNKSPAIDVCGTGGDHSNTFNISTGVAIVLASMGIPVAKHGNRAASSKSGSIDVVEALNLKFHSEPEKTAEEIDSKGISFIFAPYYHPVVGKAGKVRKELGIGTIFNLSGPMLNPANLKAQILGVYSSSVLKKLAECAKILGRDNILFYHGKDDGIDEISLSGVTEMAWVKGNSIDYFTFHPSDIGLPTYPPEEFKGGDPKENAEILLNIFKGKGTPAQTDIIALNSAFGLYILGNVKNVREGFDKIKEHILEGKVYKFLESLREAT, encoded by the coding sequence ATGATAAGAGAGATAATTAAAAAACTATCTTTCGGAAATAATTTAACCTTTGAAGAATCACAAAAAATAGTAGAAAGTATTGAAAAAGATGAAATAACTGAAGCTCAACTTGGAGGCATATTAGTATCCCTTAGGACAAAGGGCGAGACTCCCGAAGAATTAGCAGGATTCATAAGTGCTCTCCATAGTAGAGCAAAGAGGGTTCCCAATAAATCTCCTGCCATTGATGTGTGCGGTACAGGAGGAGATCACTCAAACACCTTTAATATTTCCACCGGTGTAGCTATAGTCCTTGCAAGTATGGGTATTCCTGTTGCAAAACATGGAAATAGGGCAGCCTCCAGTAAATCTGGAAGCATAGATGTGGTGGAGGCTCTAAATCTAAAATTTCACTCAGAACCAGAAAAGACTGCAGAAGAAATTGACAGCAAAGGAATTAGCTTTATATTCGCTCCCTACTACCATCCAGTGGTAGGAAAGGCAGGAAAAGTAAGAAAAGAATTGGGGATAGGTACAATCTTCAATCTTTCCGGTCCAATGCTAAATCCTGCAAATCTAAAAGCACAGATATTAGGTGTTTACTCCTCAAGTGTTCTTAAAAAGTTAGCAGAATGTGCAAAGATCTTAGGAAGAGACAATATCCTTTTTTATCATGGGAAGGATGATGGTATAGATGAGATCTCCTTAAGTGGTGTAACAGAAATGGCATGGGTAAAAGGAAACAGTATTGATTACTTTACCTTCCATCCATCAGATATTGGTCTTCCCACATATCCTCCAGAAGAATTCAAAGGTGGAGATCCAAAGGAAAACGCAGAAATCCTACTAAATATATTCAAGGGGAAGGGAACCCCCGCTCAAACCGACATAATAGCTCTTAATAGTGCCTTTGGCTTATACATTTTAGGAAATGTTAAGAATGTAAGAGAGGGTTTTGATAAAATAAAAGAACATATCTTAGAAGGGAAGGTTTATAAATTTTTAGAAAGTTTGAGGGAGGCGACATAA